CAAGAACCAGGTTTCCAAAGAGTCTGAAACACTCGATGGAACTTGCTTAGGTGTCAGACTGCACTGatcaaaaaaacactttcatgcTCTTTTATCAAACCAGACGGAAACATGCAGCTACCATTGGTCGACTAGCATCTCAGAGAATTTCAGACACTTTTACACCTGGTTCTTGTGTCCCTCCGCCAATGATCCTTACTAGGTTACAGAAAGAAGCACGAAGTGAGTTAAACGGGTGATGGGAGTATTTGACCCGAGGCCCCTGGGTCCTACTGaaggaggaggcaggaggaaaaGGGTTTTTTGGGGAGTAGTCAGCTTTAACATGCGCAGTCCTGGTGAGGAGGAGCGGGCTGCTCTGTCAGCTGGGGCCCCTGTTTGGCCCCTGTGACAGCTGGATCTCCGGCATCGAGGCTCTCGGACATCTTTTCACAGATGATGTCCACCAGCCGCTCAAAGGTCTGCTTCACATTGATGTTGTCCTTGGCACTGGCCTCAAAGAACTCAAAACCTGGCAAGCGGATCAGGGAGAGGGTCAGAGAGGTGGAAGGCAACACAATACATGTCGACATAATGTTTCTTAATTCACTGTTCAATTAGGAGATTTTGGGCTATTTTCCTTCTTTCAGActagtgaaaagaaaacatacaatatacaCATTTAGGTGTTTAACTTACTAACTTTGTTCATTTGTGCCAATACAATTCTCCTGAATTCAAAAGAAGTTAGCACCATATAATGCctcatttgcacatttacaTAACATGTTGTAACCTATAATagatcaaatatttgttttaatgtaagtAAGCAACGGTGGAAATTGTTTGGTGATATAAATTAGTAATATGTTTTCCTATTCATCTGTAGTGCCTTGTGTTCCTTGTAGGACATTTTTACAAGAATGatcttttgtttaatgttggCAGTATTAtttctgttacatttttaaagagataTCGAAacttctttctttaaaaaacctttGACTCAAATTTGTATACAAAACGAACTTGGCTTTATCCAATGTTCAGATTTATTTAGCAGGAGATGTATGCACACATTTATTACGATAATGCCTTCATTTcctatttaaatattaatgaatttaaatgtaacacCATTGATCAACCAGGGAATGTCAGCGTGGTATTTATAAGTTAAGGATTTGTCCCACTTCACCTGTAGACTCTCTAAATGGAAACTTGTTCATCTGTGGATGTAGGTTTAAATGTCGGAAAGGGTTCAGCTAGTGAAATGCATctttaacattttttgaattCATGTTTCCAAAAGGTTTATCTTCATGACTTTGTTGATCTCGTCACTTTTAATCTAGAAACACAAACCGGCCAAACTTTCTCTCTGACTATCATTTCACTTCAGGTCAGTGTACCTAACAATGAGTCACAGATatgaagtttgtgtgtgtgtgtgtgtgtgtgtgtgtgtgtgtgtgtgtgtgtgtgtgtgtgtgtgtgtgtgtgtgtgtgtgtgtgtgtgtgtgtgtgtgtgtgtatgtacactGTGAACTCACCCAGGTGTTCAGAGAGCTGTCGGCCTCTTTCTCCGGCCACCACTCGCTCGTCTTCCATGTCACACTTGTTCCCTACCAACAGCACCTGGGCGTTGTCCCACGAGTACGTCTTGATCTGAGTCGACCTAGGAAACAAAACCCCCATCAGTCAGAGAGGAAACTCAAACACTGAGATCCCACGCCGAATGTCTCCTTAAATCTGAGGTATCACTATTACACTTTTTCTTATTAGTGTATACAGTGAAAGCACTACACCGTCCTGAAACCAATATTTAGATCAAAGTGATTAAACATAGAAACTAAATCTAGTCctgaaaaatgttatatttattggattttttttcagtaTCATATCAGTATAGGACAACAAGCCAATTTATCCTCATTGTCCTTATTTTGGAATAGCATTGGAAGAAATCTTGAAGCTTCAGTCAGGGCTGGAAGTTTCTGAAAGGTGATATAACAAAAAGGTGTAActccctctctgttcctcctgtCAAGAACAACTTAATCTTAAGTTCTTTGGACTTTGGTTTGAAAAAGTATAATGGCTCTCAAGTTTAACAGTCCCAGCAGGAGAccaaaaaagagacagagaaacttGAAAAGGATCCTATGTTCTATCCATCAATCTATCTCTACATCTTTTACCAGACTCGTTATCACTAAACCCATTCCACAGCCGTCCCTCTCAAAGGTAAAGCTCCATGCTGTCGCTTTAAATCCAATCTATCCAAGACAATAACATACCAGTCCTGGACGGCGTTGAAGGACTCTTCATTAGTGATGTCATACATGAGGATGAAGCCCATAGCTCCTCGGTAGTAGGCCGTG
This DNA window, taken from Eleginops maclovinus isolate JMC-PN-2008 ecotype Puerto Natales chromosome 9, JC_Emac_rtc_rv5, whole genome shotgun sequence, encodes the following:
- the rab3ab gene encoding RAB3A, member RAS oncogene family, b gives rise to the protein MASATATYGQKESSDQNFDYMFKILIIGNSSVGKTSFLFRYADDSFTPAFVSTVGIDFKVKTIYRNDKRIKLQIWDTAGQERYRTITTAYYRGAMGFILMYDITNEESFNAVQDWSTQIKTYSWDNAQVLLVGNKCDMEDERVVAGERGRQLSEHLGFEFFEASAKDNINVKQTFERLVDIICEKMSESLDAGDPAVTGAKQGPQLTEQPAPPHQDCAC